In a genomic window of Helianthus annuus cultivar XRQ/B chromosome 10, HanXRQr2.0-SUNRISE, whole genome shotgun sequence:
- the LOC110895474 gene encoding heat shock 70 kDa protein 15, whose translation MSVVGFDLGNESCVVAVARQRGIDVVLNDESKRETPAIVCFGEKQRFLGTAGAASSMMNPKNTISQIKRLIGRPFSDPELQQDLKALPFAVTEGPDGFPLIHAQYLGETKTFTPTQVMGMVFSNMKTIAEKNLNAAVVDCCIGIPIYFTDLQRRAVMDAAKIAGLHPLRLMHETTATALAYGIYKTDLPENEQLNVAFVDIGHASMQVCIAGFKKGQLKILAHSFDRCLGGRDFDEVLFQHFAEKFKTEYKIDVFTNARACLRLRAACEKLKKVLSANPEAPMNIECLLDDKDVRGFIKRDEFEQISTSILERVKKPLEKALSEAQLTVDNIYAVEVVGSGSRVPAVIKILTEYFGKEPRRTMNASECVSKGCALECAILSPTFKVREFQVQESFPFSIALTWKGSAQESQNGNAENQQSSIVFPKGNQIPSVKALTFYRTGTFSVDLQYADVSELQAPPKISTYTIGPFQATQGDRAKVKVKARLNLHGVVSVESAQLIEEEEVEVPVSKEPSKMDVDKAPADVASTNETDVNMQDAPVTENGAQEAGDNPVQMEADTKVEVPKKKVKKVNIPVSELIYGAMLAADVEKAIEKEFEMALQDRVMEETKDKKNAVEAYVYDMRNKLHDKLHEFVTEPEREAFIAKLQETEDWLYEDGEDETKGVYIAKLDELKKQGDPIEQRYKEHAERGSFVDQLVSVINGYRQAAASGDQKYEHIDLSEKQKVLNECLEAETWLRESQQLQDTLPKHAEPVLLSSDIRKKAETIDRVCRPIMSKPKPAPPKPSTPEKPSSPAPTQEGEQPTQAESAPSPNPSEENNEDSDEPAAMETEKPEAAA comes from the exons ATGAGTGTGGTCGGGTTTGATCTCGGGAACGAAAGTTGCGTTGTGGCGGTTGCGAGACAAAGGGGGATTGACGTTGTTCTTAATGACGAGTCGAAGCGTGAGACGCCTGCTATTGTGTGTTTCGGTGAGAAACAGCGGTTTCTTGGAACAGCTGGTGCTGCGTCGAGCATGATGAACCCGAAGAATACTATTTCTCAGATTAAGCGGTTGATAGGGCGGCCTTTTTCTGATCCTGAGTTGCAACAGGATCTTAAGGCGTTGCCGTTTGCTGTTACCGAGGGACCTGATGGGTTCCCGTTGATTCATGCTCAGTATCTTGGGGAAACGAAGACGTTTACTCCGACTCAGGTTATGGGTATGGTTTTTTCGAACATGAAGACGATAGCTGAAAAGAATTTAAATGCAGCAGTTGTGGATTGTTGCATTGGGATTCCGATTTATTTCACTGATCTTCAAAGACGGGCTGTTATGGATGCGGCTAAAATAGCTGGGTTGCATCCTTTACGGTTGATGCATGAGACAACTGCAACCGCTTTAGCGTATGGAATATACAAGACCGACTTGCCTGAGAATGAGCAGCTCAATGTAGCCTTTGTCGACATTGGGCATGCTAGCATGCAGGTCTGCATAGCAGGCTTCAAGAAAGGCCAATTGAAGATATTGGCTCATTCATTTGATCGCTGTCTTGGTGGGAGGGATTTCGATGAGGTTTTGTTCCAACACTTTGCCGAAAAATTCAAAACAGAGTACAAAATTGACGTGTTTACGAACGCAAGAGCTTGCCTTAGGCTTCGTGCTGCATGTGAAAAGCTGAAGAAAGTACTTAGTGCAAATCCAGAGGCACCGATGAACATAGAATGCTTGTTGGATGACAAAGATGTTAGAGGTTTTATAAAACGAGACGAGTTTGAACAAATTAGCACTTCAATATTAGAACGTGTAAAGAAACCTCTGGAGAAGGCTCTTTCGGAGGCTCAACTCACAGTTGATAATATATATGCTGTGGAGGTTGTTGGTTCGGGTTCTAGGGTTCCGGCTGTAATCAAGATTTTGACAGAATACTTCGGGAAAGAGCCGAGGCGTACCATGAATGCAAGCGAGTGTGTCTCTAAAGGCTGTGCTCTGGAATGCGCTATTCTTAGTCCCACCTTTAAAGTTAGAGAGTTTCAG GTCCAAGAAAGCTTTCCGTTCTCAATTGCTTTAACATGGAAAGGATCTGCACAAGAATCCCAGAACGGAAACGCGGAGAATCAACAAAGCAGTATTGTATTCCCGAAGGGAAATCAAATTCCCAGTGTGAAAGCTTTGACTTTCTACAGGACTGGCACATTTTCAGTTGACCTACAGTATGCAGATGTCAGTGAATTGCAGGCACCGCCAAAAATCAGTACTTACACG ATTGGTCCATTCCAAGCAACACAAGGTGACCGTGCGAAGGTCAAAGTAAAAGCCCGTTTGAATTTGCATGGAGTTGTCTCTGTGGAATCTGCGCAG cTTATTGAAGAAGAGGAAGTTGAAGTTCCAGTGTCGAAAGAACCATCAAAGATGGATGTTGATAAGGCTCCCGCTGACGTGGCGTCTACCAATGAAACTGATGTAAATATGCAGGATGCTCCTGTGACTGAGAACGGTGCTCAAGAGGCAGGAGACAACCCTGTTCAGATGGAGGCTGATACCAAG GTGGAGGTTCCAAAGAAAAAGGTCAAAAAAGTCAACATACCAGTTTCTGAGTTGATCTACGGGGCAATGTTAGCTGCTGATGTGGAGAAAGCAATAGAGAAGGAGTTTGAAATGGCGTTACAGGACCGGGTTATGGAAGAAACAAAGGACAAAAAGAATGCTGTGGAAGCCTATGTCTATGATATGAGGAACAAG TTGCATGATAAATTGCACGAGTTTGTTACGGAACCAGAGAGAGAAGCGTTTATAGCTAAACTTCAAGAAACCGAAGATTGGTTGTATGAAGACGGTGAAGATGAAACTAAAGGTGTATACATTGCCAAACTTGATGAGCTCAAAAAG cAAGGTGATCCCATTGAACAACGGTACAAGGAGCACGCTGAAAGAGGATCTTTTGTTGACCAACTGGTCAGTGTTATTAACGGGTACAGGCAGGCTGCGGCATCTGGTGATCAGAAGTATGAACACATTGATTTAAGTGAGAAGCAGAAG GTCTTGAACGAGTGCTTAGAAGCCGAAACTTGGTTGCGAGAGTCGCAGCAACTTCAAGACACGCTTCCTAAGCACGCTGAACCTGTTCTTCTGTCATCAGATATTAGAAAGAAAGCAGAAACAATTGATAG GGTCTGTAGGCCAATAATGTCGAAACCGAAGCCAGCACCGCCAAAGCCATCTACTCCCGAGAAACCGTCTTCACCTGCACCAACTCAGGAAGGTGAGCAGCCTACTCAAGCCGAGAGTGCCCCAAGCCCGAACCCAAGTGAGGAAAACAATGAGGATTCTGATGAGCCAGCAGCAATGGAAACAGAGAAGCCTGAGGCTGCAGCATAA
- the LOC110893206 gene encoding uncharacterized protein LOC110893206, whose product MSMNNEENVTPVPKINIVLRRNTSDPPSTQSVNTSVPKRTSFKIREFCKRCFICKKRPGEKIEIIEYSFMFYCSDCLKDKMYKDAKENYFEVKNKKRGRKDYTPKKFIIGKVDE is encoded by the exons ATGTCGATGAACAACGAAGAGAATGTAACTCCTGTACCCAAGATCAACATAGTTTTACGTCGAAACACTTCTGATCCACCATCCACACAAAGTGTTAACACTTCTGTGCCTAAGAGAACTTCATTTAAGATAAGGGAATTCTGCAAGCGTTGCTTCATTTGCAAAAAGCGCCCCGGAGAAAAGATCGAGATCATTGAATACAG TTTTATGTTCTACTGCAGTGATTGTCTAAAGGACAAAATGTACAAAGACGCTAAAGAAAATTACTTTGAGGTGAAGAATAAAAAGAGAGGCCGCAAGGATTATACACCAAAGAAGTTCATCATTGGAAAAGTTGATGAATGA
- the LOC110895475 gene encoding ras-related protein Rab7 — protein sequence MASRRRMLLKVIILGDSGVGKTSLMNQYVNRKFSNQYKATIGADFLTKEVQFQDRLFTMQIWDTAGQERFQSLGVAFYRGADCCVLVYDVNVMKSFESLGNWREEFLIQASPSDPENFPFVVLGNKVDVDGGNGRVVSKKKAKAWCASKGNIPYYETSAKEGTNVEAAFQCIATNALKNEPEEETYFPETIDVTGEGRQHRSSGCEC from the exons GGTTGGGAAGACATCTCTGATGAACCA GTATGTGAATCGTAAGTTTAGCAATCAGTACAAGGCCACCATTGGAGCTGATTTCTTGACAAAAGAAGTTCAGTTTCAAGATCGGTTGTTCACAATGCAG ATATGGGACACTGCTGGACAAGAGAGGTTTCAGAGCCTTGGTGTAGCGTTTTATAGGGGTGCCGACTGTTGTGTTCTTGTATATGATGTAAATGTCATGAAATCGTTCGAGAGTTTGGGCAACTGGCGTGAAGAATTTCTGATTCAG GCGAGTCCATCCGATCCGGAGAACTTTCCGTTTGTCGTGCTCGGTAACAAAGTAGATGTCGATGGCGGCAATGGTCGAGTG GTTTCCAAAAAGAAAGCAAAGGCATGGTGTGCCTCAAAGGGAAACATACCATACTATGAGACTTCAGCAAAAGAAGGAACTAATGTTGAGGCTGCTTTTCAATGTATAGCCACAAATGCTCTTAAGAACGAACCCGAGGAAGAAAC GTACTTTCCTGAGACGATTGATGTCACCGGGGAAGGTCGCCAACACAGGTCTAGTGGATGTGAATGTTGA